A single window of Aspergillus oryzae RIB40 DNA, chromosome 8 DNA harbors:
- a CDS encoding uncharacterized protein (predicted protein): MNLLQCAPLCDSQGTVRYFIGAQIDVSGLAMEGAQMDSLCALLDKQKNGEAGADAEDGEMKEDVRPDEFRELSELFSPRELSVVHQVGGNLFKPIPAVFDRYGKGHSRTWSTADTVEMEAIRERDIKTALFRGSLTGVYENASDSQAFLPLRPPSC; this comes from the exons ATGAATCTCCTTCAATGCGCTCCCCTCTGTGACAGTCAAGGTACAGTCCGGTACTTTATTGGCGCCCAGATCGATGTGTCCGGCCTAGCCATGGAAGGTGCGCAGATGGACTCGCTGTGCGCTTTGTTAGACAAGCAGAAAAACGGGGAGGCAGGGGCCGATGCCGAAGACggagagatgaaggaggatgTTCGTCCAGACGAGTTTCGTGAACTCAGTGAATTATTCAGTCCACGAGAGCTGAGTGTGGTACATCAGGTAGGAGGCAATCTTTTCAAGCCTATCCCTGCAGTGTTCGATCGCTATGGGAAAGGCCATAGTCGCACCTGGTCAACGGCGGATACAGTGGAGATGGAGGCTATACGCGAGAGAGATATTAAAACGGCGTTGTTCCGGGGGTCGTTAACGGGCGTTTACGAAAAT GCCTCCGATTCCCAGGCCTTTTTACCTCTCAGGCCGCCCTCGTGCTAA
- a CDS encoding uncharacterized protein (predicted protein), with translation MFEAKAPKSAQFLRRRSARAGQSRPKATATRSRVTRSRPATQHKGLSVVIPVKADLNKKKKNGEKRTDNRVSVEIANKSPWSAIDIASQVLDLEEAGEWNDLDSELQDEQEDERLNEEQTPSKDVLPPDPFLPNGIRVTQARAAYDAGQYRSLKAAAAAWGISQTILKHRVKGPRPSRREAAHSLQKLDATDEDSISKEALRRVEEDDRRPTNVLIWEVANDLYRDKCGHLGLEFQPIGSQWPQRFLVRNPDFRKTWSQLIEARKAPPRAPRPGVSSGPHPWRFAEDASSIVDDDFSKFDIPKTEAECATYFRQIRSGPAATAVRIQRFLTHLLVEQAKSVDMLSRVRKALEEPEQPNETAPQVATREHQKQSGHTQGSAAAAASDSRQPPATTASTPIVGTGVGNSTAASSQPSQSTSQPPTDNIPQRQEAQVPQVPPNTSNPPPKASMRSEERATMARQASSASLPLPTNPLAQPQPSQDTLNTASSTPILSNASSTYTSTPSRPSITTFQQFSRNHISQPSQPPDQQESREPQQPQGTAESTSVIGNALGNTAAPLQSSMESFQSSSAQDPSLPLQALQSPHTQEAQRDEATADSNPTLDNASPAHLSEAPHSNLSSYQPSTTSIPQLLHPPEPQQSHEPENSEDAANSLSLLGNSPPSHAPASLETLLSSFQTYPTTHVRQSPQSRGAQGPQNPQKPQKPRKPSQPRKPQQPRARKPQQPQPQQTQQSQQPHYQQQQQQQKSQPQHQQQQSLQLPQPSEPSQPLQPPESPHRSSNHMASSMAPFTGWGSGALSMTSSSPYHSGNFATNYGSSQPTRPQYYPNEYLLRTAVDQSSKRRRIDDPIHSINHPGYQ, from the coding sequence ATGTTTGAGGCAAAAGCACCCAAGAGTGCGCAATTCCTGCGACGGAGATCTGCCCGTGCTGGTCAATCGCGTCCCAAAGCTACCGCGACCCGCTCGAGGGTGACCCGGTCAAGACCTGCAACGCAGCATAAGGGATTATCGGTCGTTATCCCTGTTAAGGCGGACCTtaataagaagaaaaaaaatggCGAGAAGAGAACGGATAACCGTGTTAGTGTGGAGATTGCAAATAAATCACCATGGAGCGCCATTGATATCGCCAGCCAGGTATTGGACCTTGAGGAAGCCGGGGAATGGAATGATCTAGACAGTGAGCTACAAGATGAACAGGAGGATGAACGGTTGAATGAGGAACAAACCCCGTCAAAGGACGTCCTTCCACCCGACCCTTTTCTACCGAACGGCATCCGAGTTACCCAAGCACGTGCGGCATACGACGCCGGCCAATATCGATCCCTCAAGGCCGCCGCTGCCGCGTGGGGAATCTCACAGACGATTCTCAAGCATCGGGTGAAGGGGCCGCGGCCATCAAGGCGGGAAGCTGCGCATTCCCTCCAGAAGCTCGATGCAACAGACGAGGACTCGATCAGTAAAGAGGCACTACGACgggtggaagaagatgaccgtCGACCGACCAATGTGTTGATCTGGGAGGTTGCGAATGATTTATACAGGGATAAATGTGGTCATTTGGGCCTCGAATTTCAGCCGATTGGTAGCCAATGGCCCCAGCGCTTCTTGGTCCGCAACCCAGATTTTCGCAAGACCTGGTCGCAGTTGATAGAGGCTAGAAAAGCTCCGCCGCGTGCTCCCCGTCCCGGTGTTTCTTCTGGTCCCCATCCGTGGCGCTTTGCAGAAGATGCTAGCTCGATCGTGGACGATGACTTTTCGAAGTTCGATATCCCAAAAACTGAGGCTGAGTGCGCTACATACTTTCGACAGATTCGAAGCGGACCAGCTGCCACTGCTGTTCGGATCCAGAGATTCCTTACCCATCTACTAGTGGAACAGGCGAAGAGCGTTGATATGCTTAGTCGTGTGAGAAAGGCCCTGGAAGAACCAGAGCAGCCTAATGAAACGGCACCCCAGGTGGCCACAAGAGAGCACCAAAAGCAATCAGGACATACCCAGGGCTCTGCGGCGGCTGCTGCTTCGGATAGTCGGCAACCTCCGGCAACTACAGCTTCGACGCCTATAGTCGGCACTGGTGTTGGAAACTCTACAGCTGCATCATCTCAACCATCTCAATCTACATCCCAGCCACCGACTGATAACATACCACAACGCCAGGAAGCGCAGGTACCGCAGGTACCTCCCAATAcctcaaatccaccacccaAAGCCAGCATGCGCTCTGAGGAACGTGCAACTATGGCGCGCCAGGCATCCAGCGCGTCTTTACCACTTCCCACAAATCCGTTAGCTCAACCGCAGCCATCGCAGGACACCTTGAACACCGCAAGTTCCACACCTATCCTCAGTAATGCCTCTTCAACCTATACATCTACGCCTTCTCGCCCATCCATCACGACGTTCCAGCAGTTCTCTAGGAATCACATATCGCAACCGTCGCAACCTCCCGACCAGCAAGAATCTCGTGAGCCGCAGCAACCCCAGGGTACTGCTGAATCGACGTCTGTAATTGGAAACGCCTTGGGCAATACAGCGGCGCCGCTGCAATCATCCATGGAATCATTCCAGTCATCTTCTGCGCAAGACCCGTCACTACCCCTGCAGGCTTTGCAGTCTCCGCACACTCAGGAAGCTCAGCGGGATGAAGCTACTGCAGATTCCAACCCTACACTCGATAACGCCTCCCCAGCCCATCTCTCCGAAGCCCCCCATTCAAACCTGTCATCATACCAGCCTTCGACTACCTCCATACCTCAGTTGCTGCATCCCCCAGAGCCCCAGCAGTCTCATGAACCCGAGAATTCCGAGGATGCGGCCAACTCCTTGTCCTTGCTCGGCAATAGCCCCCCTAGCCATGCACCTGCATCACTTGAAACATTATTGTCATCCTTCCAAACTTACCCGACAACTCACGTCCGGCAATCTCCTCAATCTCGAGGGGCTCAGGGGCCTcagaatccccagaaacCTCAAAAGCCTCGGAAGCCCTCTCAGCCCCGAAAGCCTCAGCAGCCTCGCGCTCGGAAGCCTCAACAACCCCAGCCCCAGCAAACCCAGCAGTCACAGCAGCCGCAttaccagcagcagcaacaacagcaaaaATCGCaacctcaacaccaacagcagcaatcaCTGCAGCTACCACAGCCTTCTGAACCATCACAGCCTCTTCAACCACCTGAATCTCCCCACCGGTCATCTAATCATATGGCCAGCAGCATGGCTCCATTCACTGGGTGGGGCAGTGGAGCTCTGAGTATGACTAGTTCCAGCCCGTACCACTCAGGTAACTTTGCAACAAATTATGGCAGCAGCCAACCTACCCGTCCGCAGTATTATCCGAACGAGTACCTGCTCCGCACCGCTGTGGACCAGTCGTCGAAGCGCCGGCGCATAGATGACCCAATTCATTCGATCAATCACCCAGGGTACCAGTGA
- a CDS encoding uncharacterized protein (predicted protein) gives MERYTCFDADSLRSYSSTVALDEYPPSNPPEELITSFPRPPSGARNLDNVAANSPRASIKTLRRNYMVHELPLLQEPNPWDGSDQFHPVQEAGCSYDLIVPFDDSCETPLHSLERLADIMFSPEHMLSILNNPRYLARFREFLLEERPRSLELLTYYLNTRKALKALEYVNALVRCAVDLPPSAITVTEQVGESCNPALQRRVHEALQALTDEELPAFITSRCIGITSRVVEERVRGTLPRKFQGTSDALAEVFCLTDPSRRDNPIIFASEGMFLIEVVR, from the exons ATGGAAAGATACACCTGCTTCGACGCAGACTCTCTGCGATCATACAGCTCTACCGTCGCATTGGATGAGTATCCCCCGTCAAA TCCTCCCGAAGAGCTCATTACATCCTTTCCACGTCCCCCAAGTGGCGCGCGCAACCTCGATAACGTAGCAGCTAATAGCCCACGAGCTTCCATCAAAACACTGCGCAGAAATTATATGGTCCATGAACTACCACTCCTGCAAGAACCAAATCCTTGGGATGGGTCGGACCAATTCCATCCCGTCCAAGAAGCTGGCTGCTCATATGACCTGATCGTCCCTTTTGACGACTCCTGCGAGACACCTCTGCACAGTTTGGAGCGTCTCGCAGATATCATGTTCTCTCCGGAGCACATGTTATCCATCCTGAACAACCCCCGATATCTGGCGCGCTTTCGCGAGTTCCTGCTTGAAGAGCGCCCGCGGTCGCTTGAGTTACTGACATACTACTTGAATACACGTAAGGCGCTAAAGGCACTCGAGTACGTCAACGCTCTGGTCAGATGTGCCGTCGACTTACCTCCATCAGCGATCACGGTCACGGAACAGGTCGGAGAAAGCTGCAATCCCGCCTTGCAGCGTCGTGTCCACGAAGCGCTCCAAGCACTCACAGATGAAGAGCTTCCTGCTTTCATCACCTCGCGCTGCATTGGGATTACGAGTAGGGTTGTTGAGGAGCGCGTCCGAGGAACCCTCCCGCGCAAATTTCAGGGGACTTCCGATGCGCTGGCTGAGGTCTTCTGCCTGACCGATCCGTCAAGACGGGATAATCCTATTATTTTTGCTTCGGAAGGTATGTTCCTGATCGAGGTGGTTCGCTGA
- a CDS encoding uncharacterized protein (predicted protein), producing the protein MRATNLHLPSVIRSQVDDRLPRDPTNVVKQSVSPRYYPLFKYSFTHSVSRIGDYNFPNLYRMLEPEFGTLSIFHVAKASKPHIKRIMHNDLGVDDSHLLRGEVLTVIRIMLGQLKQKVFVSEMVAPVLLFSLNRRHPRVIEAYFDGLELLLGSRPLHNGSWETL; encoded by the exons ATGCGGGCGACTAATCTACATTTACCTTCAGTCATACGTTCGCAAGTTGATGATCGACTTCCCAGAGATCCGACGAATGTGGTCAAGCAATCAGTAAGTCCCCGGTACTACCCCTTGTTCAAATATTCCTTCACTCACAGTGTCTCCAGGATCGGCGACTACAATTTTCCTAATCTATACCGGATGCTTGAGCCTGAGTTTGGCACATTATCGATATTCCATGTTGCTAAGGCCTCCAAGCCGCATATTAAACGTATCATGCACAACGACCTTGGTGTAGATGATAGTCATCTGCTTCGCGGGGAAGTATTGACCGTCATCCGGATCATGTTGGGTCAACTGAAGCAGAAGGTGTTTGTCAGTGAGATGGTCGCACCG GTCCTACTCTTTTCTCTGAATCGACGGCATCCACGTGTTATTGAGGCATACTTTGATGGCCTGGAGCTGTTG CTGGGTTCAAGACCTTTGCACAATGGCTCCTGGGAAACCCTATAG
- a CDS encoding uncharacterized protein (glycolate oxidase), producing MDMSVGVAFSFRIIFEYHVRTLTSIEDVLGDTPAGTLPDLERIVGLPDFEWAARRYMNASSYTYYRNGAAGEWSYRNNLEAYGRFRFKPRMLVDVTNIESTLPTTILGHNFSAPFYISPCARGGLAHPEAEKNFVKAAYEEDILYIPSLYASLSVEEIAAAKPSNGSQTIFQQVYLTENDTETKQLFEKVEKLGSKAIVFTVDSAADGNRHRAARYGVGSADSSYTYITWDYYKKLQNMTSLPVVLKGIQSVEDVKLAVAHGAPAVILSNHGGRQLDGTPSPLEIALEIHEEAPELFEQIEIYADGGIRYGADVLKLLALGVTAVGLGRPFMFANTYGVEGVKHAIQLLKHEIAIDAGNLGVGDLKKLDASYEPE from the exons ATGGACATGTCGGTAGGCGTTGCGTTTTCTTTTCGTATCATATTTGAGTATCATGTAAGGAC ATTGACCAGCATCGAGGATGTCCTCGGCGACACCCCGGCGGGCACCCTTCCAGACCTAGAACGCATCGTCGGCCTTCCTGATTTCGAATGGGCCGCCAGGCGCTACATGAACGCTTCCTCATACACATACTACCGTAACGGCGCGGCCGGAGAATGGTCTTACAGGAACAACTTGGAGGCCTACGGCCGATTCCGCTTCAAGCCACGCATGCTGGTCGACGTCACCAACATTGAATCCACCCTTCCTACAACCATCCTGGGCCACAACTTCTCCGCCCCTTTCTATATTAGCCCCTGTGCTCGTGGAGGTCTGGCCCATCCCGAAGCCGAGAAGAACTTCGTCAAAGCTGCCTATGAAGAGGATATCCTGTATATCCCATCGCTCTATGCATCGCTCTCCGTCGAAGAGATCGCCGCTGCTAAGCCATCCAATGGCTCCCAGACTATTTTCCAGCAAGTGTATCTCACTGAAAATGACACCGAGACGAAACAGCTCTtcgagaaggtggaaaagcTGGGTAGCAAGGCGATCGTCTTCACCGTCGACTCCGCAGCAGACGGAAACCGTCATCGCGCCGCTCGCTACGGCGTCGGGTCAGCAGACAGCTCATACACCTACATTACCTGGGATTACTACAAGAAGCTCCAGAACATGACTTCATTGCCTGTCGTCCTGAAGGGCATTCAGTCCGTCGAGGATGTTAAGCTGGCCGTTGCACACGGCGCCCCGGCCGTTATTCTTTCTAACCACGGTGGACGTCAGCTCGACGGTACCCCATCGCCTCTTGAAATTGCTCTTGAGATTCACGAGGAGGCCCCGGAGCTCTTCGAGCAGATCGAAATCTATGCAGATGGTGGTATTCGGTATGGCGCGGACGTTCTGAAACTACTTGCACTGGGTGTTACGGCTGTCGGTCTCGGTCGTCCGTTTATGTTTGCGAACACGTACGGTGTCGAGGGAGTTAAACATGCGATTCAACTTCTTAAGCATGAGATTGCCATTGATGCTGGTAATCTTGGTGTGGGcgatttgaagaagcttgatGCTTCTTAT GAACCCGAGTGA
- a CDS encoding uncharacterized protein (predicted protein), which translates to MVMVQIESRSGLDSVEEIAKVEGLDVLLIGPFDLAKQIGVVRGGDEHTAAIDRILKAAKAAGKKAAIFCTSGEQARQYAEQGFDMVSVITDQGAMGDAMVQSLSAAQGRDADNKPRDGY; encoded by the exons ATGGTCATGGTCCAGATTGAGTCCAGGTCCGGTCTGGACAGCGTAGAGGAAATCGCAAAGGTGGAGGGATTGGATGTGCTTCTGATCG GCCCCTTCGATCTCGCAAAACAGATCGGCGTCGTCCGCGGCGGAGACGAGCACACGGCGGCTATTGATCGCATTCTGAAGGCCGCCAAGGCTGCCGGAAAGAAGGCGGCGATCTTCTGCACAAGTGGTGAGCAGGCCCGCCAATATGCCGAACAAGGCTTCGACATGGTATCAGTCATCACCGACCAGGGTGCTATGGGAGATGCTATGGTGCAGTCTCTGTCGGCTGCACAGGGCCGCGACGCGGACAACAAGCCCCGGGATGGGTACTGA
- a CDS encoding uncharacterized protein (predicted protein): MTTSPKFRIRDAGAVEGDDQFVVAAFDAVIPYLTSIGSHEQWGTIPFSHREGWVDETVQQIEDFSKSSAFQGDQNKNGVLRIFIVEKECNADGPEYFDRPLAHYRVSSDRRRYLSVGFAFVRENWIPGYIESQKHLQIPEAERENNIYLEVMVTDCRVGSLRRGAGSALIQGIRDYGRKKQKKAFCLDGWAGNDKKLVHYYENQGFQVVGDFSLPRANKAPWVGTLMRMDI, translated from the exons ATGACTACCTCTCCAAAATTCCGAATCCGAGACGCTGGGGCCGTGGAAGGTGACGACCAGTTCGTTGTCGCAGCCTTTGACGCAGTCATCCCGTACTTAACCTCGATCGGAAGTCATGAGCAGTGGGGGACAATACCCTTTTCGCACCGCGAAGGCTGGGTCGATGAGACTGTACAGCAGATAGAGGATTTTTCAAAGAGTTCTGCCTTCCAGGGCGACCAAAATAAGAATGGCGTTTTACGtatcttcatcgtcgagAAAGAGTGCAACGCAGACGGTCCAGAGTATTTCGATCGTCCGCTGGCGCATTATCGAGTCTCGTCCGACCGTCGAAGATATCTCTCTGTTGGCTTTGCGTTCGTGCGGGAAAACTGGATCCCGGGCTATATTGAGTCGCAGAAGCATCTGCAGATACCGGAGGCTGAACGGGAGAACAACATCTACCTCGAAGTCATGGTTACGGATTGTCGGGTTGGTTCATTGCGCCGTGGAGCAGGAAGTGCTTTGATCCAGGGGATTCGAGACTATGGCcgcaagaagcagaagaaggcttTTTGCTTGGATGGTTGGGCTGGGAATGATAAGAAGCTGGTTCA TTACTATGAGAACCAAGGCTTCCAGGTAGTCGGAGACTTTAGCCTGCCAAGAGCGAATAAGGCGCCATGGGTAGGGACGCTGATGCGAATGGATATTTAG
- a CDS encoding uncharacterized protein (predicted protein), with protein sequence MALNVALRTSLARQSTAYGFWLTVPSAPVARTILRAATASPVEAFSWVLVDAEHGLITDRDYYDLTTAIAAEGASPIIRVPWQEEWMIKRALDSGAHGILTPMCHSVVSHALLPE encoded by the exons ATGGCCTTGAACGTTGCGCTCCGTACCTCCCTCGCACGCCAATCGACGGCGTACGGCTTCTGGCTTAC CGTCCCCAGCGCCCCCGTCGCCCGAACCATCCTCCGCGCTGCAACCGCCTCGCCGGTCGAGGCTTTCAGCTGGGTCCTCGTCGATGCAGAGCACGGATTGATCACAGACAGAGACTACTATGAC CTCACAACAGCGATCGCCGCAGAAGGCGCCAGCCCCATCATCCGCGTACCCTGGCAAGAAGAGTGGATGATCAAGCGTGCTCTGGATTCTGGCGCTCATGGAATTCTGACTCCTATGTGTCACTCAGTGGTGAGTCATGCACTTCTTCCTGAGTGA
- a CDS encoding polysaccharide lyase family 1 protein (predicted protein), translating into MKFALLSGVAAGLLPVVSAVSVSGAAEGFAKGVTGGGSAAAVYPTTTDELVSYLGDSSPRVIVLDRTFDFTGTEGTTTATGCAPWGTAAACQLAINQNDWCTNYQPDAPSVSVTYDNAGILGITVASDKTILGSGSSGVIKGKGLRIVSGASNIIIQNIAITDLNPKYVWGGDAITLNDADMVWIDHVTTARIGRQHLVLGNDADNRVTVSNSYFNGVSDYSATCDGYAYWGIYFAGSSDLITFKGNYIHHFSGRSPKVQENTLLHAVNNYWYDSTGHAFEIGAGGYVLAEGNVFQNIDTPVQSPIEGQLFTSPDTNTNTVCATYLGRNCEVNGFGSSGTFSQADTAFLVNFEGKNIASASPYADAQSSVPSSAGQGNL; encoded by the exons ATGAAGTTTGCTTTGCTATCCGGTGTCGCCGCGGGACTTTTACCCGTTGTAAGCGCAGTCAGCGTCTCTGGTGCTGCAGAGGGTTTCGCCAAAGGTGTGACTGGCGGTggctctgctgctgccgtgTATCCTACCACTACAGATGAGCTAGTGTCCTACCTGGGTGATTCGTCTCCTCGCGTCATTGTCCTGGACCGCAC GTTTGATTTTACTGGCACCGAGGGTACCACTACGGCCACTGGGTGTGCACCGTGGGGAACTGCTGCGGCCTGTCAACTTGCCATCAACCAGAATGACTGGTGCACCAACTATCAACCGGATGCCCCTTCGGTGTCCGTCACATA CGACAATGCCGGTATACTCGGAATAACGGTCGCCTCCGACAAGACTATTCTCGGTTCGGGCTCCAGTGGTGTCatcaaaggcaaaggcctTCGAATTGTTAGCGGTGCAagcaacatcatcatcca AAACATTGCCATCACAGATCTAAACCCCAAGTACGTGTGGGGAGGCGATGCCATTACCCTTAACGATGCGGATATGGTCTGGATTGACCACGTTACG ACTGCCCGTATTGGCCGTCAGCATCTCGTCCTTGGAAACGACGCCGACAATCGCGTGACCGTGTCTAACAGCTACTTCAACGGTGTTTCGGACTACAGCGCCACGTGCGACGGATACGCATACTGGGGCATCTACTTCGCTGGCTCCAGCGACCTCATCACCTTTAAAGGCAACTACATCCATCACTTTAGCGGTCGCAGTCCCAAGGTCCAGGAGAACACCCTTCTTCATGCT GTCAACAACTACTGGTACGACTCGACCGGCCATGCCTTCGAGATCGGGGCGGGCGGCTACGTCCTTGCAGAGGGCAACGTCTTCCAGAACATCGACACCCCCGTTCAGTCGCCGATTGAGGGACAACTATTTACATCGCCCGACACGAACACCAACACCGTCTGCGCCACATACCTCGGTCGGAACTGCGAGGTCAATGGGTTTGGTAGCTCGGGCACTTTCAGTCAAGCAGACACAGCCTTCCTGGTGAACTTTGAGGGCAAGAATATCGCGTCGGCTTCGCCGTATGCCGATGCGCAGAGCTCGGTGCCAAGCAGCGCTGGACAGGGAAATCTTTGA